Proteins encoded together in one bacterium window:
- a CDS encoding enoyl-ACP reductase — MGILQGRKGLILGVANEKSIAWGVAKACHREGAELGFNYLGEALKKRVHPLAESIRASFVEPLDVGDDAQIDDFFAKAEARWGRIDFLVHSIAFANRESLTGNFRDTSRADFHLALDISAYSFIACARRAARLMGPGGAMVTMSFLGAVRAIPNYNVMGVAKAALESATRYLAHDLGPDGIRVNAVSAGPIRTLAASGVGGFRKLMEKSAHGAMLRRNVTQDEVGNAAAYLLSDWASGVTGEVHYVDAGFNIGGGDPGVEPAASGSSSSSE, encoded by the coding sequence GTGGGCATTCTGCAAGGAAGGAAAGGGCTGATCCTCGGCGTTGCCAACGAGAAATCCATCGCATGGGGCGTGGCGAAAGCCTGTCACCGCGAGGGGGCCGAGCTCGGGTTCAACTATCTCGGCGAGGCGCTGAAGAAACGGGTTCATCCCCTGGCGGAGTCGATCCGGGCGAGCTTTGTCGAGCCGCTCGATGTCGGCGACGACGCCCAGATCGACGATTTCTTCGCCAAGGCGGAGGCCCGGTGGGGGCGGATCGACTTCCTCGTGCACTCCATCGCCTTCGCCAACAGGGAATCGCTGACCGGCAATTTCCGGGACACCTCGCGCGCCGACTTCCATCTCGCGCTGGACATTTCCGCCTACTCCTTCATTGCCTGCGCCCGGCGGGCGGCACGGTTGATGGGGCCGGGGGGGGCCATGGTGACGATGAGCTTCCTCGGAGCGGTGCGCGCCATACCGAACTACAACGTGATGGGCGTGGCGAAGGCCGCCCTCGAATCGGCGACCCGTTATCTCGCACACGACCTCGGGCCGGATGGGATCCGCGTCAACGCCGTCTCGGCAGGGCCGATCCGCACGCTGGCCGCCTCCGGCGTGGGCGGTTTCCGCAAGCTGATGGAGAAGAGCGCCCATGGCGCCATGCTCCGGCGGAACGTGACGCAAGACGAGGTCGGGAACGCCGCCGCGTACCTCCTTTCGGATTGGGCTTCCGGCGTGACCGGCGAAGTGCACTACGTCGATGCGGGATTCAACATCGGCGGAGGCGACCCGGGGGTCGAACCGGCCGCATCGGGCTCTTCCTCTTCCTCGGAATGA
- a CDS encoding HPF/RaiA family ribosome-associated protein, translating into MRLPLQISFRNMQHSEAVERAIMERAERLERFSDRIMGCRVVVETRHHRHQGNLYHVRIDLTLPGEEIIVGREPSLHHACEDVYVAVRDAFDAARRRLEDYARRRNQRVKVHESPPRGHIARLEFGEGYGFIETPDGREIYFHRNSVLDADFDRLEVGDPVRFHEEAGEEGPQASTVHVERKVPATG; encoded by the coding sequence ATGCGCCTGCCCCTGCAGATCAGCTTCCGAAACATGCAGCATTCCGAGGCCGTGGAACGGGCGATCATGGAGCGCGCGGAAAGGCTCGAGCGCTTCTCCGACAGGATCATGGGGTGCCGGGTCGTTGTGGAAACCCGTCACCACCGCCATCAGGGGAACCTGTACCACGTCCGGATCGATCTCACCCTGCCCGGAGAGGAGATCATCGTCGGCCGGGAACCTTCCCTGCACCATGCCTGCGAAGACGTTTACGTGGCCGTCCGCGACGCTTTCGATGCCGCGCGCCGGCGTCTCGAGGATTACGCCCGGCGGCGCAACCAGCGGGTCAAGGTCCACGAATCTCCACCCCGTGGACATATCGCCCGACTGGAATTCGGCGAGGGCTATGGCTTCATCGAGACGCCCGACGGGCGCGAGATCTACTTCCACCGGAACAGCGTCCTGGACGCGGACTTCGACCGACTCGAGGTGGGCGACCCGGTCCGGTTCCACGAGGAAGCGGGAGAAGAGGGACCGCAGGCCAGCACGGTCCACGTGGAGAGGAAGGTCCCCGCGACAGGGTGA
- a CDS encoding L,D-transpeptidase translates to MRAQRLSTTILFALLLFSASDTLWGAEARKRPSLCKVRHPSDAMVEWDCRRLKKGETPEELFGERWKDVVRFNRIDRRHIFPGLPLKVPRRLEEIANYTPMPAVYPPAESEAKFILLELSEQFLGAYEYGRLVFSAPATTGERGNETPTGDYRITARDSRHRSTLYSIEDTDIPYPMTYALRFYVNQAGTSFWIHGRDLPGYPESHGCVGLSDEFMQKKHYRIPREPVLEDARTLFEWAIAPLRDDGKFGVLEEGPRLRIVGTPPVPR, encoded by the coding sequence GTGAGGGCGCAGCGCCTTTCGACGACAATCCTTTTCGCTCTCCTCCTGTTTTCCGCTTCCGACACCCTGTGGGGTGCGGAGGCCAGGAAACGTCCCTCCCTGTGCAAAGTCCGCCACCCCTCCGATGCCATGGTGGAATGGGACTGCCGCCGTCTCAAAAAAGGCGAGACACCGGAGGAACTCTTCGGGGAGCGCTGGAAGGACGTGGTCCGGTTCAACAGGATCGACCGCCGCCATATTTTTCCCGGCCTCCCTCTGAAGGTGCCCCGCCGGCTCGAGGAGATCGCCAACTACACTCCGATGCCCGCGGTCTACCCTCCCGCGGAATCGGAAGCGAAATTCATCCTGCTGGAACTTTCGGAGCAGTTTCTCGGTGCGTACGAATATGGCCGCCTCGTGTTCTCGGCGCCCGCGACGACCGGGGAAAGGGGAAACGAGACGCCGACCGGTGATTACCGGATCACCGCCCGGGACAGCCGTCACCGATCGACCCTGTATTCCATCGAAGACACGGACATTCCCTATCCCATGACGTACGCCCTTCGGTTTTACGTGAACCAGGCCGGGACATCCTTCTGGATCCACGGGCGGGACCTCCCCGGATACCCGGAATCCCACGGGTGCGTCGGCCTTTCCGACGAGTTCATGCAGAAGAAGCATTACAGGATCCCGCGGGAACCGGTCCTCGAGGACGCCAGGACCTTGTTCGAATGGGCCATTGCCCCCCTGCGGGACGACGGAAAATTCGGTGTACTGGAGGAAGGACCCCGGCTAAGGATCGTCGGAACTCCGCCGGTTCCGCGCTGA
- a CDS encoding DoxX family protein, whose translation MEAERKDMAMSIGLLILRLGIGGFLLTHGWGKLQMLLAGGAKNFGDPIGLGATLSLALVTTSEFLCALLILLGLATRLAALPVVISMSVAAFVIHARDPWTMETAAMAFFSGASKTWFSKEPALLYLIPFLSLVFTGGGKLSLDGLIARRRKKRQTVVQLEFEQREKRAAA comes from the coding sequence ATGGAAGCGGAACGGAAGGATATGGCGATGTCAATCGGCCTCCTGATCCTGAGGCTCGGGATCGGCGGGTTCCTGCTCACGCACGGATGGGGGAAGCTGCAGATGCTGCTTGCGGGCGGTGCGAAGAATTTCGGCGATCCCATCGGCCTGGGAGCCACGCTGAGCCTGGCTCTCGTGACGACGTCCGAGTTCCTCTGCGCGTTGCTGATCCTTCTCGGGCTGGCGACGCGCCTTGCCGCCCTTCCGGTCGTCATCTCGATGTCCGTGGCTGCGTTCGTCATCCACGCCAGGGACCCCTGGACGATGGAAACGGCCGCCATGGCGTTCTTCAGCGGGGCGTCCAAGACATGGTTCAGCAAGGAGCCGGCGCTGCTCTACCTCATCCCCTTCCTGTCCCTGGTGTTTACGGGCGGCGGAAAGCTCTCGCTCGACGGGCTGATCGCAAGGCGCCGGAAAAAGCGTCAGACGGTGGTGCAGCTGGAGTTCGAACAGAGGGAGAAACGCGCGGCCGCCTGA
- a CDS encoding zinc-dependent alcohol dehydrogenase family protein — protein sequence MARIVRFYETGGPEVLRIEEVAPSPPGEGEVRIAVKAIGLNRAESLFRQGMYLEAPTLPSRLGYEAAGTVEAVGAGVTRFKVGDRVSTIPAFSMGKYGVYGDSVVVPSDAVSSFPGNLSFEEGASIWMAYLTAYGALIEFGGLRKGQHVLITAASSSVGYSAIQVVHAAGGVSIATTRNPGKAGVLRQGGADHVIVTEKEDLAARVMEITEGRGADLIFDAVAGPSMEALAAAAAREATIFAYGLLSMQPTPFPLMAALQKGLSLRGYTLFEIVSVPERMKRARKYIFDGLTSGALWPVIDRIFRPLESIVEAHRYMESNQQNGKIVVTV from the coding sequence ATGGCGAGGATCGTCCGATTTTACGAGACCGGCGGACCCGAGGTACTCCGGATCGAAGAGGTTGCGCCTTCACCGCCCGGGGAAGGCGAGGTTCGGATCGCGGTCAAGGCCATCGGGCTGAACCGCGCGGAATCCCTCTTTCGGCAAGGGATGTATCTCGAAGCCCCCACCCTTCCCTCCCGTCTCGGGTACGAGGCGGCGGGGACCGTCGAGGCCGTCGGAGCGGGGGTCACCCGCTTCAAGGTCGGGGACCGCGTAAGCACGATCCCCGCCTTTTCCATGGGGAAGTACGGCGTCTACGGGGATTCCGTCGTCGTCCCGTCCGACGCCGTTTCATCGTTCCCGGGAAATCTCTCGTTCGAGGAAGGGGCCTCCATCTGGATGGCGTACCTGACCGCATACGGCGCCCTCATCGAGTTCGGCGGACTCCGGAAGGGGCAGCATGTGCTGATCACCGCGGCCAGCAGCAGCGTCGGCTACTCCGCCATCCAGGTTGTCCACGCCGCCGGGGGCGTCTCCATCGCCACCACACGGAACCCGGGAAAAGCGGGGGTGCTGCGACAGGGCGGGGCCGATCACGTGATCGTCACCGAAAAGGAGGACCTCGCGGCGCGAGTCATGGAGATCACGGAAGGGCGCGGGGCCGACCTGATCTTCGACGCGGTCGCCGGGCCTTCCATGGAGGCCTTGGCCGCCGCCGCCGCGCGGGAGGCCACCATCTTCGCATACGGCCTGCTCAGCATGCAGCCCACGCCGTTCCCGCTGATGGCGGCGCTGCAGAAAGGCTTGAGCCTCCGCGGGTACACCCTGTTCGAGATCGTGTCGGTGCCGGAGCGCATGAAGCGGGCGAGGAAATATATCTTCGACGGGCTGACGTCGGGGGCGCTCTGGCCGGTCATCGACCGGATCTTCCGCCCGCTCGAAAGCATCGTCGAGGCCCACCGCTACATGGAATCCAACCAGCAGAACGGGAAGATCGTCGTCACGGTGTAA
- a CDS encoding DUF882 domain-containing protein produces the protein MFSETVSRRTFLKTALAGAFCLWSGQAFSEGRPPNAFEGRLSLYNTHTDERLEIVYRDRDGHYDPDALDAVNRLLRCHYTNEVARMDIGVIEYLNAMDKNLGGKNNIHIVSGFRSRAYNDLLLREGRGVVPHSLHLAAKAIDFRIPGVGLKTMRRTALGLAVGGVGYYPASDFIHIDSGRVRSW, from the coding sequence TTGTTTTCCGAGACCGTCAGCCGAAGGACCTTTCTCAAGACAGCCCTTGCCGGCGCATTCTGCCTTTGGTCCGGCCAGGCGTTTTCGGAAGGGCGCCCTCCAAATGCCTTCGAAGGAAGGCTCTCCCTTTACAACACCCACACCGACGAGAGACTGGAGATCGTCTACCGGGACCGGGACGGCCATTACGATCCGGATGCGCTGGACGCGGTGAACCGGCTCCTCCGATGCCATTACACCAACGAGGTGGCACGGATGGACATCGGGGTGATCGAGTATCTGAATGCGATGGACAAGAACCTCGGAGGAAAAAACAACATCCACATCGTCTCCGGCTTCCGGTCCCGCGCTTACAACGACCTGCTTCTCCGCGAAGGGCGGGGCGTGGTTCCGCACAGCCTCCACCTGGCCGCGAAGGCCATCGACTTCCGGATTCCCGGGGTCGGACTGAAAACCATGAGACGAACCGCCCTCGGTCTTGCGGTCGGCGGCGTCGGCTATTATCCGGCCTCCGACTTCATTCATATCGACTCCGGAAGAGTCCGGTCCTGGTGA
- a CDS encoding CAP domain-containing protein, whose protein sequence is MSDLFPGKALISTCLAVMMVFSILRLPVCDAGENHPDPRGADIRDKFLAAVNKTRSVKRICGSTPYGPAPPLSWSGKLAMAAHLHSRDMVSNDFFSHTGSDGSIAGQRISRQGYPWRAYGENIAVGVPTVSSVIRGWLESEGHCRNLMDPAFTEVGAGYAVGPFGGDPAARYWTLDLATVTEQTRRR, encoded by the coding sequence ATGAGTGATCTCTTCCCGGGAAAGGCGCTGATTTCCACGTGCCTCGCCGTCATGATGGTTTTTTCGATCCTTCGCCTGCCCGTATGCGATGCCGGGGAGAACCATCCCGATCCGCGTGGCGCCGACATCCGGGACAAGTTCCTCGCCGCCGTCAACAAGACCCGGTCCGTCAAACGGATATGCGGGAGCACTCCCTACGGCCCCGCTCCCCCGCTCTCCTGGTCCGGCAAGCTCGCGATGGCTGCCCACCTTCATTCCCGGGACATGGTATCCAACGACTTCTTCAGCCATACGGGGTCGGACGGCAGCATTGCGGGTCAGCGGATCTCGCGGCAAGGGTATCCGTGGAGGGCATACGGGGAGAATATCGCCGTCGGGGTTCCGACGGTCTCCTCCGTCATCCGGGGATGGCTCGAAAGCGAGGGGCACTGCCGGAACTTGATGGACCCGGCGTTCACCGAAGTCGGCGCGGGATATGCCGTCGGTCCGTTCGGAGGCGATCCGGCCGCTCGCTATTGGACGCTGGACCTTGCGACCGTTACTGAACAGACCCGCCGGAGGTAG